The Gemmatimonas phototrophica region GTTCGCCCCGCGTGAGCAGGCGGCCGGTTACGCGCAGATGTTCCGCGAGCTCGAGCATGATCTGGCGGAAGTGACCGGCTTTGCCGGTGTCTCGCTGCAGCCGAATGCCGGCTCGCAGGGGGAGTACGCCGGGTTGCTGGTCATCCGGGCGTATCATCACGCGCGCGGCGATGCGCACCGCACGGTGTGCCTCATTCCGCAGTCTGCGCACGGTACCAACCCGGCGTCGGCGGTCATGGCGGGCTTCTCCGTCGTGGTCGTGAAGACGGACACCGATGGCAACATCGATGTTGACGATCTGCGTGATAAGGCTGTGCAGCATTCGGCCAATCTCGGGGCCCTGATGGTCACGTACCCGAGCACTCACGGAGTGTTCGAGGCACGCATCAAGGAAATCACGGCCATCATCCATGAGCACGGCGGTCAGGTGTACATGGACGGGGCCAACATGAACGCGATGGTTGGCGTGTCGCGTCCGGGCGATCTGGGTGCCGATGTCTGCCACCTCAACCTGCACAAGACGTTCTGCATTCCGCACGGCGGCGGCGGTCCGGGGATGGGGCCCATTGGTGTGGCCTCGCAGCTGGTGCCGTTCCTCCCCTCGCACCCGGTGGTGGCGTCGCACGAGGTGTCCACGGCCATCGGACCCATTTCGGCCGCGCCGTGGGGCAGTGCGAGCATCCTGCCGATTTCGTACGTGTACATCAAACTGATGGGCGGCGAGGGGCTCGCCTACGCGACCAAGGTGGCAATCCTCAACGCCAACTACATCGCGAAGCAACTCGAGGCGCATTACCCGGTGCTGTACCGTGGCCAGAACGGTTTGGTGGCGCACGAGTGCATTCTGGATACGCGCGGGCTCAAAACGGTGGCGGGCATTGAAGCCGAAGACCTGGCCAAGCGGCTCATGGACTACGGGTTCCACGCCCCCACGCTGTCGTTCCCGGTGGCCGGCACGCTCATGGTGGAGCCCACGGAGAGCGAATCGAAGGAGGAGATTGACCGGTTCATCGAGGCCATGATCGGCATGCGCCACGAGATCGCAGCCATCGAGCGTGGTGAAGCGGATCGAGAGGACAACGTGCTCAAGAACGCGCCGCACACGGCAGGGCATTGCACGGCGGACGTCTGGACGCACCCGTACTCGCGTCAGCAAGCCGCGTATCCCACGCCGTGGACGCGTGACCGGAAGTTCTGGCCCACCGTGCGGCGCGTCGAAAGCGCCTTCGGCGACCGCAACCTGGTGTGCGCCTGCCCGCCGATCGAGTCGTACGCGCCGGCCTCGGCGTAACTCCTCGGCGTTTTGGTCTCAAGCGGCGCGCTCACCCCGGTGGGCGCGCCGCTTGCTTAACGGAGAGGTCCGGCGCGAGAGGCGAGACGGTGAGGCGAGAGCGCTGCGAGGCCAGACGGTGCGATGGATATCGAGTGTGAGAATGCCAGATAACCACGACAATGAGAGGTGCGGGTGCTGGCGTCCGCACGGGGGCAAACGGCGCGGGCGGTCGCCGCACCTGCAAACGAAAGGGCCCCGGCGCACGAAGCACCGGGGCCCTTTTACATGGCGCGCGCGGGTTACTCGCCCAGCTGCGTGCGATAGTCGTCCGCGCTCATGAGCCCCGCGTCGCCGCCGGGGGCGACTCGCACCTTGATCATCCAGCCGTCGCCGTACGGGTCGTTGTTAATGAGCGCCGGTTCACCGTCCAGGCGTCCGTTCACCTCTACGACCTCTCCTGCCACCGGCATGAACAGCTCGGAAACGGCCTTCACGGCTTCGACCGTGCCGAACACATCATGCGACCCATAGGTGGCGCCTACTTTGGGCAACTCAACGTACACGATATCGCCCAGTTCGCCCTGCGCATAATCGGTAATGCCGATAACCACCACGTCACCCTCCGACGTGGACTGTACGTACTCATGTTCCTTGGTATAGCGCAGATCGGCGGGGATGTTCGACACGATGACTCCAGATGGGATTGGGAAACACGAACAGCCGAAGTATCCCCTCGTGGCGCCCGGAGCGGAAGTCTGCGAGCCCCGATTCAGCGGCGCGCGCGCTCAATGGCGTCCCAGACCGCTGCCACTTGGGTCACCAGGGCCTCCCGGGGGCCGTCATTGTCGATGATCCAGGTCGCCCCCGCCCGCTTCCGCTCCGACGGCCATTGGGCATCGATCATGCGCTGCGCCTCCTCGGCGGAGAGCCCCCGGTCGCGCACCAGACGCCCCAGTCGTACCGCCGGCGCGGCGTCCACCAGGATGACCCCGTCGAACTGCTGCTCCAATCCCACTTCGAACAGGAGCGGAATGTCCGAGATGATCACCTGATCGCCACGGGCCAGCGCGTCCTGTACCGCCACCTCGCGTCGGCGGCGCACATCTGGATGCACGATTGCATTCAGCGCGTCGCGCGCGGCGGGGTCGGCAAACACCTGCTCGCGCAGCGCGGCACGGTCCAGCGTTCCATTGGGCTGGAGCACCGCGGGGCCGAAATGCGCCACCACGGCGGCAAGCCCGGGAGATCCCGGTGCCACGGCCTCGCGTGCGAGCAGGTCGGCATCGATGATCGTGGCGCCGTGGCTGGCGAACAGGGCCGCCACCGTGGACTTCCCGCTGGCGATGTTTCCCGTCAGCGCGAGATGGAGTGCGTGGGCCATGCCCCAAAGTATGCCGCGACACTCCCGGGCGCTGCTCCGACTGGCGGGCGCCAAACGCCGAAAGCCCCCGGCGCTTGCCGGAGGCTTTCGGTGAGTCAGTTGCAATCAGGCCGCAGCCGAATCGGCGAGGTCGTCGTCGAGGTCGGACACTTGACGGCGCTTCTCTCGATTCACGAGCAGTTCCTGAATTACCCAGCTTGCGCCGCCCCGTAACCGAATCTGGTGCGGCGTGCAGCCCAGGTACCGCTGGCAGGTGTTCCGGAAGGCCGATCCGGAGGGGAAATCGAGTGCGCTGGCCACGCCATCTGCACTGCGAGATCCGTCTTCCAGCATGCTGGCCGCGACAATGAGGCGGCCCCACGTGAGCAACTGGTGCGGCGGCGGCAACTGCGCTCCTTCCAGGCGCTTCGACAGCAACCGGCGGGAGACGGCAATCAATCGCGCCAGACTGTCCGGGGTGAGCCGCTCATGCGCCCGCGTTACGGATAGCATCACTGCATCACGTACCACGCTGCGGAGGCCGGCGAGGTGCGGCTTGAGCAAGCTGGACACGCTGCGGGCCTCGGCCTGATCGAGCAGCGTCGCGAGCATCTGCGGCGTATCGGTCTCATCCGCCACGATCAGGACGTCAATCCCGCAGCGCCCGGCGTCGAACATATCCTTGGCACGTTCCCGGGTAACATCCACATACGCCACCAGCGCCGCACGAGGGACACGAATGCGCAGCTGACGAACTCGCTCGAAGTCGGCGCGGCCGTCCACATACAGGTCGAAGACGACCACATTGATTGGCCCGCGCTCACACGCCCGTGTAAGGGAGGTCCAGTCTTCGCAGGGCACAAACCGATATCGATCCCGCGCGGCGCTCTTGAGCCGTGCGAGTCGTGGTTCATGCGCGAGCAACGTCGCGATTACGCCCATGCGACGATTCCGTCCAGGGAAAGTGAAAAAGGGAACTGCGATATCACACACAAGACGCTGAACCGGCAGAAAGCGTCACACGGCGCGTCGTTTCTCCGGTCCCCAGCGGCATTTTTCGCGCGAACGCCACGGTTGCCCCCTGACAAGGGCACCCCGGACCATCACATTTCAGCTGTCACCGCCAACCCCCCCGGTCATTGCCCGCATCTGCTTCCAAACGCTTCGCTGACCTGCTGGCCATGCACGACGCACTGGGCGATGCCCTGCTCGTCCTGGACGCTGGTGGACGGGTCTCGCAGGCCAATGTGCGCGGCGCGTCGCTCTTGGCGGCGT contains the following coding sequences:
- the gcvH gene encoding glycine cleavage system protein GcvH, with the protein product MSNIPADLRYTKEHEYVQSTSEGDVVVIGITDYAQGELGDIVYVELPKVGATYGSHDVFGTVEAVKAVSELFMPVAGEVVEVNGRLDGEPALINNDPYGDGWMIKVRVAPGGDAGLMSADDYRTQLGE
- the coaE gene encoding dephospho-CoA kinase (Dephospho-CoA kinase (CoaE) performs the final step in coenzyme A biosynthesis.), giving the protein MAHALHLALTGNIASGKSTVAALFASHGATIIDADLLAREAVAPGSPGLAAVVAHFGPAVLQPNGTLDRAALREQVFADPAARDALNAIVHPDVRRRREVAVQDALARGDQVIISDIPLLFEVGLEQQFDGVILVDAAPAVRLGRLVRDRGLSAEEAQRMIDAQWPSERKRAGATWIIDNDGPREALVTQVAAVWDAIERARR
- a CDS encoding helix-turn-helix transcriptional regulator, with translation MGVIATLLAHEPRLARLKSAARDRYRFVPCEDWTSLTRACERGPINVVVFDLYVDGRADFERVRQLRIRVPRAALVAYVDVTRERAKDMFDAGRCGIDVLIVADETDTPQMLATLLDQAEARSVSSLLKPHLAGLRSVVRDAVMLSVTRAHERLTPDSLARLIAVSRRLLSKRLEGAQLPPPHQLLTWGRLIVAASMLEDGSRSADGVASALDFPSGSAFRNTCQRYLGCTPHQIRLRGGASWVIQELLVNREKRRQVSDLDDDLADSAAA